A region of the Coxiella-like endosymbiont genome:
CTCCAACATCATCCGGGTTTGGTTGGTATTTTCATATTCCCTTTGGAATTGGTGTTTATAAAACGTTGAATTCGGGAAAGACAACGTCTTTATGTCAACCTGATGATCTACGACAATTTCTCTCTTTTATATCTGAATATAGTTCCGTGATTAATGGCATCTTCAGATCTCATCTTCATATGGACGGGTTTTCTCTAGTAAGAAATAATTTAAATGAAGAAATTTTAAAGAAATTTTTGATAGCTACATTCCTGCAATAAGTCCGAGATTTGGCAATAATTTTGTATTTAAAGTATTTTCAATACGATGTCAGCAGTTTTATGTAGTTAATTTTCATACTTATTATTTGCCTATTAATAAAAATTTGCCTATTAATAAAAATATTTCTTCTGCCGATCAACATTGGCAAATTTTATATAGTTTTAACGAAAAATACCAACTTCAGTGTACGCACTGTTTATTAATTAACGGAATGGAAAAGTTGGAGCGAACCAATCCATTAGTTCAATTCTATAAAGAATATTATACAACGGGTACGGACAGACAACCTATCGAAAGAGATCTAAGCGCACGCTCTTATTTCTTCCTGCGATTGGGTAATCGTGATGGAGAAAGTAAAATCAGTACGTGAGTTGGTTTAAAGGCCGAAGTTTACACATTTCAGACAGAGAGGAACTTATTTGCAATTATTTCTGCTAAATTAAAAACAAATCCAAATATTCGTTGTATTTTAGTCGATGAAGCTCAATTTTTAAAAAAATTACAGTTGAAAGAATTAGCTTTAGTGGCCGATGAATTAAATGTTCCCATTTTAGCTTATGGGATTCGCGCCGATTTTCAAGGCGAATCCTTTAAGGGCAGCCTTTATCTTCTGGTATGGGCAGATCTTTTAATCGAAATAAAAACTATTTGCTACTGTCTGTGGTCGCAAGGCTACAAATGAATTTACGTATTGATGATGAAGGGAATACTGTTCGTTGAGAGGGAAAGCAGTCGAAATTGGCGGTAATGAACGCTTTTTTGGTTAGGACAAGCCTCTATAATTGCCTCAGCTGAAAATTTTCTGGTCTACTATAATTGAAGTATAAATAACTACATAAAGGACTTTACAAAAAGAAGTTAAAAAAGAAATGCCTCGTTACAAACGGGGAAAGGCTCATAGTAGTCCTAAACACGAAAAAGTAAAAAGTCGAAAACAAGCAATCACCATCTACTTGTCGAAAGTGCGTAAAAAAGGGAGTTAAAGTTCCCAAGAAAGCGCAATCGCGACAAGCCTGTGCACATTTCTTCATTTTATCATCCCCGATAGTTTCGCAGGATTGGGCACAAGCTTCACAAAATTCGGCGCAAGTTTGGCAGATGGATTTTTAAAATTTAGAATTGCACGTCATAAAGTCAGCACTTGTTTGACAGATTTGAATACAGTCCATCATCATACGTAGGTGGCTTTGGCTTGGTTCAGTGTGCTTACCACCTTCCTGAATACAATGGTTGTATAATATTTTGGCATATATGGCGACAATCCCAATAAGTTTTAATATAACCTTCTCTTTTTTCCTGATTCATAAAGACCTCCTTAAATTGTCTCTCATTTAGTTACAGTTATCCGTTAACGATAACTTCCCAATTGGGGATGTAAGACTTGACCGGACATATATAGAGATAGAATCAGCTGAGACCAAAAAAATGTAACAGCAACCTCCTTGGGTTCCCACTGCCCGACCTGTTGTGGGAACGCTGCTAGCAAATTCTTGGATTGGCTGAATTATTCACCAAGATATCAATTTTTTTAAACTTTTAAGTGGTATCTTTTACCACTAATTGGCAAAAAGCAGGGTCAGCTATATTTCCGGACAAAAGAAGGCATTTTCGTCCTTTTGATTCAACTGCTTTCTGAGTGGCAGCGGAATCCTTATGTTCATTGAGGTAGGTGTAATTACTATATCCGCACCTTCAATATCAAAAGCGACGGCAACGGGAGCGGCCGATGCCGCTATCACCTCCAGTCCATCACCTCCAGTGATATATAGATAGCTACTTTGTTGAGAAGTTTATCACTGCCTTGGTAATCAGGATCTTGGTATTTAGGACGAGGAATCATTTTGGACTCAATTCTGAGTTGAGTTTTTTGCTTCTTGGTAGGGGACCCCCGCCTGCTTGCTTTAATTTTCGCTCGGGGGGTCACAGCATTCTTTCTCAATATCTAGAGATTAACTGTACCTCAACAGAGGAAAGGGATCAAGTAATACGAAATAGTTGCCACATATTTTTACAGTTCTTCACAGCTATTCTTCTAAATACTTTTTCTATATAATGCTCTCTTAATTTAGTCGGAGAGCACTTTATGGTGGAACCGGCATTGACTGTGTCGATGATGAATTCAAAAAGCATTACTTACGATTATCCCGTGCAGCCTTGGGATGTTTATTTCACTGCTTCACTCTTTTTCTTCTTCGAATGCGTGCAGCTTAATATGTTTAATGTGTTAGGTCCTGATTTAATGCGTGATTTTCATATTAGGGCTACCTGTTTAGGCCATCTATCAGCAAATTATTTTTATGCCAATGTTCGTTTTTCTGTTTCCTGCTGGGATGCTCTATTCAATCGAGTATCGACGCGAAAAGTAATCATTTTAGCTATGGCAGCTAGCATAGTTTGTACGTTTGGCTTCGCAGTTTCCACATCGATTTGGCAGGTGACCCATGTCGTTTTGTTACCGGAATTGCGGGATCCTTTCTGCTTATTAAGCAATGTTTGCTTAGCTTCCGATGGTTCGAGCCTCGTCAGATGGCTTTAGTTATCGGCTTGATCGTGACTCTGGCTATGATCGGAGGAATGGTTGCACAACCCCCCTTTTTTACCTTGCTGACGGATGCCCTGGGGTGGCGAATGACCCTACTCATCGACGTTATGCTCTTGTTGATTGTCTTATTAATGAAAGATTTCCCTCGGGGGTTAGGACAGTCTTTTTCGAGAGTATCAAATGCATTTGCACGGCCTAGGTTTTTGGCGCGGAGTATTGTGGCGAACTGTAAAAAACAGCTAAAATTGGTTAGGTGGTCTGTATACTTCGTTAATGAATTTGCCGATTTTTTGCTAGGTGCTATGTGTGGAAGCCTTTAATTTAGTTCAAATTCGAGGGTTGGACACGCGAGTTGATGCTTTTTTTGTAACCTCTATGCTGTTTAGAGGCACTATTATTTTGGTGCTCCAGTAGTGGGATGGTTGTCAGATAGAATCAAATGTCGGCGAACACCTATGATGGTGGGCGCTGTTATTGCGTTACTTCTAATTTTATTATTGATGTATTTACCGAATTTATCATTGCTAGCCTTATTAATTATTTTTTTGGGACTCGGATTTATTACTAGTACACAGATTGTTAGTTATCCTTTGATCGCTGAAAGTAATCCCTTGGCTCTAACTGGCACTGCGGAGGGCATGGGCTTCCGTCTTGATTATGTGGGGGGTTACGCAACATCTATTTGCACGACTAAATGGAATGGCAATGGGCCACATCAGATTGTTAACCATGTGCTTTTATTTTTATCCAGCGATTACCAATTCGCGCTGGCGATTATGCTGCTGGCTTTTATATTAGGATTAGTCATGGCGTATTTATCTAGGGAAACCTATTGCATCTCTTATAAAGAAAGACAAATACAAAGATGAAAGAATCTCTAATTAATTTTGATAATTCTCTTAAGCTATCAGAGTCAGTTCCACATACCAATCTTTGGCAAGCTTGGGTGGTATGTTTGTCGGCATCTCTTTTTTTCTTTTATGAATTTATTCAGATGAATATGTTTGATGCAATTAGCCTTCCACTAATGCGGGCTTTCCATATCCAAGCAACTCAATTAGGGCAATTATCTTCTTTTTATTTTATCTCAAATGTTATTTTCCTTTTTCCAGCAGGCATGTTACTCGACCGATATTCCACCCGGAAAATAATTTTGTTCTCACTCAGCGTTTGTATTTTAGGCATTACCGCTTTTGCGCTAACCACTTCATTATTTTCCGCTTGCATTTTTCGCTTTTTGATGGGTATTGGAAGTGCGTTTTGCTTTTTAAGTGTCATACGCTTAGCTACACGTTGGTTTTCTTCCACACGATTGGCTCTGGTTACAGGCGTCATTGTGACTATGGCAATGCTAGGAGGAATGGCAGCGCAAACACCTCTTACCTTATTAGCAGAGGCATTAAATTGGCGAAAGGTTTTATTAATAGATGCGGCTTTTGGCTGCTTAATTTTTTTGATTATTGCGAGTGTTGTGAAGGATTTCCCTCATTATTATCTCGAACATCATCGTGTGGAACGTCAGCAAATTAATGATATTGGTTATTGGAAGAGTATGGGGTTAGCTTTTTTAAAATTACAAAATTGGCTAGGTGGAGTATATACTTGTTTAATGAATTTGCCTTTATGCTTGTTGGGAGGAATTTGGGGCATATTATATTTAAGTGATGCGCATCACGTTCCCAAAATTGAGGCTACCTATATTACGAGTATGTTATTTATGGGAACTGTCGTGGGTGGACCTCTAGTAGGGTTTTTATCTGATAAAATTCGTTTACGAAGATTGCCGATGTTAGTAGGTGCTGTTTTATCGTTAGCCTTAGTGTTAGCAATTATAGAAATACCCCATTTATCATTCTTTTCTTTGCTTATACTATTTTTGGCAATGGGTTTAACCACTAGTAGTCAAATTATCGGATATCCTACAGTCGCTGAAAACAGTATATCCGTAATAACAGCTATGTCAGTCAGCGTTGTTAGTATTACTACTATGGGTGGACAGGCGATCTTCCAACCCTTATTTGGCCGTCTCATGGATTTACATACGATTTATTTTCATCATTCAATGGGTGTTTACGTGGCTTCAGATTTTCACTGGGCTATGTTGATTTTACCTATCGGATTTTTAATCGCTCTAGGTGCTGCTCTTTGTTTACGAGAAACTTATTGTCGTTCTCGCAATTAATAAAGGAAAATTAGAATGCCGACTGGCATAGAATAGAAAGACTTTTATTTCGCATTAATCTTATTAATAGTAGAAGCCCCGTAGGCAGTTTTTTAGGTAGTTTATTTGGTGTTGATGGGGTGGTAGTTGTTCTAGTTCCTGTATTATTAACAATTTCACCCTTTTTCTATGTGGCCCATAGAGCTGTTATGCATACTGCGGTCGGAACTTCTCTCGCTTTGGTCGTTCCCAATGCTTTTCTCGCTGCGCAGCATCAGTACAAAATGGGTAACTTTTATTTTCCATTATTGAAACAATGGGTGCCTTTTGTGATTGTGGGAGCTATTATGGGAGTTTCCATAATGAAATTTATTCCCAATACGTATTTAAAAATTTTTTTCTATTTGTTTATATGCTGTCTTTCTATATTTTTTTTTGAAAAAAAGAAAAAAGTGATGCAAAGTTGGGCTAACCTCAGGGGTTGTGGGAATGCGTATAGCAGGAATATTAATCGATAGATTTTTAGTTTTGTTAGAAATGGGTGGGGGAACTTTTAGTGTGTCTCTTTGTAAGTTTTATAATTATCCTTTAAAAAAATCCATCGCGTTTGGATCAACTACTAGTATTTTTATTAATTGTATAGGACCAATTGTATAGGGACATCGGAGTTATTATCAGTGGGATAGGAACCCACTGTTGCGGGGGCGGCCCCTTATTCGCTGGGGTTTGTGAATATTCTGGCTTTTATCTGCGTTCTACCTACTATCGTAATTTTTTTGCCTCTGGGAGTTAAGCAGCCAATCGCTTATCAATAAACCGTTTAAAAATAGCTTATACCATTTTTCTATTTTTTATTAAATATTAATATAGTTTGATAGTTTGAGAAGCAATAAATTTATTACTTTTCAATATTGATTATAAAGAAGGGCTCATGTCAATGAATAAAACTATCTTTTTTGTTAAAAATTATCTTTCCTATAAAGAAATAGCTCTATGATAAGACAATAAATATTGTGTTTATGTTTCGCCTCAGAGCCTGAGTATTCGTTATAACAACACTATAATTTCCGAAGGTCAACCTGCTGATTCGACACTCGTACAGCACCTGCTAAAAACCGATAAGAAAATAAGCTTCCAGAGAGGTGATCTAAATATTTGTTTGTCTTTGTGGACTGATGAGAGTCTTTTGGTAGATTTTACTGCCAAAAATATGGCTGTCATTATCTTTTCTATTGTATTGTAGGAGGAGAAGCAAAAACTCTGGTTTTTACCCATTATGGGATAGGAAAAAGCGGATATCCGTGACTAATCCGACCTGTGTGAATTATTTAACAAACAATATGGGGGGTGTTCAGAATAAAACCGAGAGGCCACTTCTGGATTATCCATACAATTTCTAGGCGCGCTGTATTTAGATTTTTTAGCTACTTTTATTGTTGACAATATTTATGACAACCAATATTGGTTTAATAAGTCGGGGAATAATTTATTAGTCTTTTTTTCAAAAAATTAATACTTTGAATATCAATCAACATTTTTCTTATCGTATTTTTATTGCAAAGCCGACTATTGTTTCTATTGAAAAAACTTATCTCGCCAATAAAAAATGACATAATCAGTTTGTTACCCTAGCTTAGAAAGAGGAAGTAGCTCCAAACATCCAAAAGCTCTATGGAGCTCCTATGTTTATTTATGGAGGGGTGAGCTCATTGGGGCTTCGAACGTGAATTGGAAGAAATTATATTGGAAGAAATTATAAAGTATTCTTTTAGAAGAATTGCATGCTCCGTCTGCAAATATCGTCAAATATCTTGTATATTTAGGAAAAACTAAATATCAGAATATTGTTTTGCAGACATTAGCAGATCAACCTTGGATTTCTAATTGAGATAAATATGAGTTTGAACAATTGATGATGCATTTAGTAAAAAATGAATCTCTTTATAAGAGATCTAGATTCGTTTCCGTATGGTTAAATTCTGAAGCTGCTTCCCTATTAAAGAAAGGAAAAAATCGGTTAACAACAAGCGGAGCAAATTGAATTTAATAAAAATCTAATTCAACTAATTTTTATCAGTGCAATTAATAAAGTTTCTGAATGGAGAAATAGAGTTTTTTTGGACGTTGTCACAATTGCAATCTATCGGCCTTTATCACGCGGCGGCTTAGGTTTAATGATCGTTCGCTAGGGATTCTGCATCGAAATGTTATCAAAGAAGCTGTAAAAAATGGCTATCTAGTAGCTCTTTACGATTCCTACAATTCAACTAAAAAGTGCGCTAAAAATACTTACTGCTTTATTTAAAAATAATCAAGCCCTTTATCAAAAAGATACGATCATTGATCAGAAGGATGCTCCATTTCATAGATTCCTTAATATTGGACAGACGTTAAATTCGAGCTTTTCTATGCTAGAAGTAAATACTGCCTTCGAGAAACATTAAAAAATTTACTAAATACATTCCAAATACCTTTTAATTATTGATTTTTTGATACGGATTGTGCAGGAGAACTTTATAACGATTTTTCAAAAGCATATAAAATGACTAAAGCAAAAGACATAAAAAATTGCTTGGAACGAATGTGTTATGTAATGGAGCAAGAGCATCTTATAATTGGAACGAAAGACAGTGATGATTATGGTGCGAACGTTATCGAATTTGGTCACGGCAATATTACCGCCGGTATTTGAGATAAAGATATACGAAGAAATTAGGCGTCTCAATTTTCCATTGGAGATTCCTCCAAAATATGTTAAATTAATCCCGTTAAAACCTCTCATTTCTGAAATTTATTTTTCACTTAAATATAGTATTCCTTTACTTAAATATAGTATTCCTTTTGTATTAATTGATCTATCATAATAGCGTGATCGTTAGCGATCATTGAGAATATGCCACATTTAAATTTCCGCAAGAAATAATTAATAACATTCTTGAAACATTTCTCTGATTGTCCTCCTCTACTTCACTTAGAGCGGTTTTATTGTCAGAAGCATAAACAATTTTTGAAATTTTATTTGCCGACGTAACAAAACTTTACCTTGATGGTTGTGGGCACCAAGATGGTCGACTTTCATTATCTCAGCCAAAATCGATTAATAAAAACAACCGCATTTAGTAATGATATTCCAAGTGGTTACCACTTTTTCAGAGAGTCCCTACAGTTATTTATGGAATAAAATTCTTGAAAATTTCTAATTCTTTTTAAGCGTGAAAAGCGAGTGCTAAAATTCTTTCCAACAGAAAAAATATTAATGGGGAAATAATACGATTAAAAATCCTACCAAAAAAGTAATTGTTGCAAGGTGTGTTTCTCTGGCACCTTATAAAGTTTCTATTAATAATTCTTCGTCTATCAGGTAAAGTAAGGCAGGAACTTCAAAATAAATAATTGCTATTTGAATACTGTAAAATAAAGCAGAAACGACACCAAAGTCCAACAAGGTCCCCAATAAAATACAAAGCGAAATGAGAAAAATAACAATAATACCACTCAGTTTTTTAACATTTACTTTTGGCCATGTACTTTTGGCTATGTTTATAAAGTAGTTTCCATACTGAGAAAAAGAGTTTCTAGAGCAATCCTAAGGCCATAGTAATTCCGCTACTTTGACTTTCCAAAAGCAAACCCCTACTAAGATACCATCAATAAAAATATCGATTACTACAAAAATGATGAGCGATAAGGGTAGTTTTTTAAAGCTTGGATAAATACAGAAAGTTTATGGACAAGCCATTTTGTGAAAAGCATCACAGCAACGCCTGCAGAAAATCCAAGGGCGATAATCCAGCGGATTTCGTGATAAATTAATACAGGGTAATTCTACAGCAACTGCAGCGAAAACGACTCCTACTGCAAAGTGTTGGACTACGCTTCGTTAAGGCTGGAGTAGATTTTAAGAAGCTTAAAATCGCTCCGATTAGCATTAATGGCGACAAGGGATGGTTATATCCTAGGCACTAATACCCAGGAAGTATTTATGACAATGCTTCCAATTTCGCATAACTGGATACCAGCCATTTTTCTCCATGGTTGTCAAATTTGACTTGTAGACAAGTGTGTTCACCTTGGCATTCGTAATTAATAATGATACCACTACCAAATTTTGGATGATTAACACGCTGTCCTACATAAAATTCGGTCTCACTCGCTTGAGGTCGTTGCGTAGAGGTAATAGAAACTGGTCGAGATATTTTAAGTGTGGATCGGACCGCATTGATTAATGCTGGTGGAATTTCATTCAAAAATCGTGAAGGCTGATTAAATTTTTCTAGGCCGTGTAAATGTCGATATTCGGCGTAAGTTAAAATTAATTTTTCTTTAGCACGAGTCATTCCCACATAACATAATCGCCGCTCTTCTTCTAATCCATTTTCACTATCTGTAGACATGTGATGAGGAAACAAGTTTTCTTCTAATCCACTTATAATAACTAAAGGAAATTCTAGTCCTTTAGCAGAGTGTAAAGTCATCAAATTTACGGAATCACTGTGTGAACTTGCTTGCTCTTCACCAATTTCTAAAGCGACGTGAGAAAGAAAAGCATCTAGGGGTGATAATAAAATAGTTTCGTCCGTCATCAGTTCTGGGATAAATTGCGAGGTGGCGCTGACTAATTCTTCTAAATTTTCGACGCGGGAAAGTCCTTTTTCGCTTTTATCTTTTTTATAGAGAGCAAGCAAACCACTTTGATTTAGCATTTTTTCCGTTTGTTCAGCTAAAGAAAGGTTTTTTGTTTGCGCACTGAGTGCTTCGATTAAATTTAAAAATTGTTGTAAGGCATTAAGGGCACGAGCACTCAAACCCTGATTATTAATTAAATGCATTGCAGCTTGCCATAAAAAAATGCCTTGGTCACGAGCGGCAGCACGCAACGTTATCAGTGTGGTATTACCAATACCACGGGTGGGGGTATTGATAACGCGCTCAAAAGCAGCATCATCGTGGCGGTTGGCTAATAAGCGCAAATAGGCAAGTGCATCTTTAATTTCTGTCCGTTCGAAGAACTTTAGGCCCCCATAAATGCGATAGGGGATTTGTCGATCGATAAGATGTTCTTCTAATAAACGAGATTGAGCGTTAGAACGATAAAGAATTGCGATATCGCTGTATTTTCGTTCTTGTTGTATCCACGATTCAATGCATGAGATGATGTAAAAAGCTTCATCACGTTCATTGAAAGCCGTGTATAGATTAATTCGCTCGCCTGTATTGCTCGCGGTCCATAATTTTTTTCCGAGACGGTTCTTATTATTTTCAATAACGGCATTGGCAGCGTGGAGTATGGTTTGTGTTGATCGGTAATTTTGTTCTAAACGAATCGTTTGAACATCAGTAAAATCCCGAGAGAAACGATGAATGTTTTCTATCTTCGCGCCGCGCCAACTATAAATAGATTGATCGTCGTCTCCCACCGCCATCATTCCCGTATTGTTCCCCATCAAAGCACACAGCCAGGCGTATTGGATAGTGTTGGTATCTTGAAACTCGTCCACTAAAATGTGATGAAAGCGTTGTTGATAGTGATGGCGAATCGATGGCACATCGCGGAGTAA
Encoded here:
- the uvrD gene encoding DNA helicase II, which translates into the protein MADMENLALLQSLNPRQKEVVTSLSPYVRVLAGAGSGKTRVLTHRIAWLIQQQGVSPYSILAVTFTNKAAYEMRGRIEVILGIPITAMWVGTFHGLAHRLLRAHWKEADLPQSFQILDSDDQYRLIRRVQRSLNLEETQWLPKQTQWFINKQKEEGRRPHQVANSDDSYFTEVLVKLYKAYEEVCRRSGLVDFSELLLRSLELLRDVPSIRHHYQQRFHHILVDEFQDTNTIQYAWLCALMGNNTGMMAVGDDDQSIYSWRGAKIENIHRFSRDFTDVQTIRLEQNYRSTQTILHAANAVIENNKNRLGKKLWTASNTGERINLYTAFNERDEAFYIISCIESWIQQERKYSDIAILYRSNAQSRLLEEHLIDRQIPYRIYGGLKFFERTEIKDALAYLRLLANRHDDAAFERVINTPTRGIGNTTLITLRAAARDQGIFLWQAAMHLINNQGLSARALNALQQFLNLIEALSAQTKNLSLAEQTEKMLNQSGLLALYKKDKSEKGLSRVENLEELVSATSQFIPELMTDETILLSPLDAFLSHVALEIGEEQASSHSDSVNLMTLHSAKGLEFPLVIISGLEENLFPHHMSTDSENGLEEERRLCYVGMTRAKEKLILTYAEYRHLHGLEKFNQPSRFLNEIPPALINAVRSTLKISRPVSITSTQRPQASETEFYVGQRVNHPKFGSGIIINYECQGEHTCLQVKFDNHGEKWLVSSYAKLEALS
- a CDS encoding DUF6496 domain-containing protein, translating into MPRYKRGKAHSSPKHEKVKSRKQAITIYLSKVRKKGS
- a CDS encoding MFS transporter; protein product: MKESLINFDNSLKLSESVPHTNLWQAWVVCLSASLFFFYEFIQMNMFDAISLPLMRAFHIQATQLGQLSSFYFISNVIFLFPAGMLLDRYSTRKIILFSLSVCILGITAFALTTSLFSACIFRFLMGIGSAFCFLSVIRLATRWFSSTRLALVTGVIVTMAMLGGMAAQTPLTLLAEALNWRKVLLIDAAFGCLIFLIIASVVKDFPHYYLEHHRVERQQINDIGYWKSMGLAFLKLQNWLGGVYTCLMNLPLCLLGGIWGILYLSDAHHVPKIEATYITSMLFMGTVVGGPLVGFLSDKIRLRRLPMLVGAVLSLALVLAIIEIPHLSFFSLLILFLAMGLTTSSQIIGYPTVAENSISVITAMSVSVVSITTMGGQAIFQPLFGRLMDLHTIYFHHSMGVYVASDFHWAMLILPIGFLIALGAALCLRETYCRSRN
- a CDS encoding glycoside hydrolase, which translates into the protein MTKAKDIKNCLERMCYVMEQEHLIIGTKDSDDYGANVIEFGHGNITAGI
- a CDS encoding sulfite exporter TauE/SafE family protein, which gives rise to MVVVLVPVLLTISPFFYVAHRAVMHTAVGTSLALVVPNAFLAAQHQYKMGNFYFPLLKQWVPFVIVGAIMGVSIMKFIPNTYLKIFFYLFICCLSIFFFEKKKKVMQSWANLRGCGNAYSRNINR